A genome region from Methylohalobius crimeensis 10Ki includes the following:
- a CDS encoding c-type cytochrome, whose protein sequence is MKTILTLICAMGLIATFPIQAAEDKAAVCAGCHGEAGKGATPLFPKLAGQNAKYLETQLHYFKDQTRVIPAMNAVTASLSDEDIAELSAYFARQTPTPEAGETSPQGERIYRAGIAAKNVPACAACHGPGGEGNAPAGFPLLKGQYAAYTVKALSDSAAGNRGDKTPMADIAARMNEDEMKAVAAYIAGLK, encoded by the coding sequence ATGAAAACTATACTAACATTGATCTGTGCGATGGGGCTGATTGCCACTTTTCCTATTCAAGCCGCCGAGGACAAAGCCGCCGTTTGCGCCGGTTGTCACGGGGAGGCCGGGAAAGGGGCGACGCCCTTGTTCCCCAAATTGGCGGGACAAAACGCCAAGTATTTGGAAACACAGCTGCACTACTTCAAGGATCAGACTCGGGTGATTCCCGCCATGAACGCCGTCACCGCATCGCTGAGCGACGAGGACATCGCCGAACTAAGCGCCTATTTCGCGCGTCAAACGCCCACTCCGGAAGCCGGCGAGACCTCCCCCCAAGGGGAACGCATTTACCGGGCCGGAATAGCGGCCAAGAATGTCCCCGCCTGCGCCGCTTGCCATGGCCCCGGCGGAGAAGGCAACGCTCCGGCCGGCTTTCCGCTCTTGAAAGGCCAATATGCCGCTTACACGGTCAAGGCGTTGAGCGATTCCGCCGCCGGGAACCGGGGAGACAAGACGCCGATGGCAGACATCGCCGCCCGGATGAACGAGGACGAGATGAAGGCGGTGGCGGCGTATATCGCCGGATTGAAATAA
- a CDS encoding thiol:disulfide interchange protein DsbA/DsbL, whose translation MLRHFWMIVLGWCLASGLAAQEYENLNPPRSTEDPAKVEVIEFFWYGCPHCNRFDPYLEDWAKDKPDDVAFKRQPVIFGRNWAPQARAYFTAEVLGMVDTIHSDFFKAMHVDKKSMSGEEELATFFVDHGVEREAFKNAFHSFAVDMKMRQAEVVAAEYGITGVPALVVNGKYKVTGRTAKSYDNMITVLKKLVEQERRQLTDRGRADEGEKNDGADPETSQF comes from the coding sequence ATGCTGCGTCATTTTTGGATGATCGTTCTGGGATGGTGTCTGGCCAGCGGTTTGGCGGCTCAGGAGTACGAGAACTTGAATCCGCCCCGCTCCACGGAAGATCCGGCCAAGGTCGAGGTGATCGAATTTTTCTGGTACGGCTGTCCCCACTGCAATCGTTTCGATCCTTATCTTGAGGATTGGGCCAAGGACAAACCCGACGATGTGGCGTTCAAGCGCCAACCGGTGATCTTCGGCCGCAACTGGGCACCTCAGGCGCGTGCCTATTTCACCGCCGAAGTGCTGGGGATGGTGGACACAATCCACAGTGATTTCTTCAAGGCCATGCATGTGGACAAAAAATCCATGTCCGGCGAGGAGGAATTGGCCACATTCTTCGTCGATCACGGGGTGGAACGGGAAGCTTTCAAAAACGCATTCCATTCTTTCGCGGTGGACATGAAAATGCGCCAAGCCGAAGTGGTGGCGGCAGAATACGGGATTACCGGCGTGCCGGCCCTGGTGGTCAACGGCAAGTATAAGGTGACCGGGCGGACCGCCAAATCCTACGACAACATGATTACCGTATTGAAAAAATTGGTCGAGCAAGAACGGCGACAACTGACCGACCGTGGTCGTGCTGACGAGGGGGAGAAAAACGATGGGGCGGACCCTGAAACTAGCCAGTTTTAA
- a CDS encoding endonuclease/exonuclease/phosphatase family protein, with the protein MGRTLKLASFNIQTGIHTRRYEDYLFKSWQHLWPSDKRLATLERIADFLRPFDIVGLQEVDGGGSRSHYVVQTEYLARQAGFPYWHNQVNRRIGRVALHSNGFLSRMRPDSVHATPLPGLPGRGAIWARFGQEEDGLLVCVLHLALSPRARRRQLDFVAEYIADTDHVIVMGDLNCGTKAPELRRFLARTGLTDPVPHLRTFPSWQPLRKLDHILISPNLTVKQIQAYDFVCSDHLPVGMEFTLPAALPLAA; encoded by the coding sequence ATGGGGCGGACCCTGAAACTAGCCAGTTTTAACATCCAGACCGGTATCCATACGCGCCGGTACGAGGATTACCTGTTTAAAAGTTGGCAGCATCTGTGGCCCAGCGACAAGCGACTGGCGACGCTGGAACGGATCGCCGATTTTTTGCGGCCTTTCGATATTGTCGGTTTGCAGGAGGTAGACGGAGGCGGCTCCCGCAGTCATTACGTCGTCCAAACCGAATATTTGGCGCGGCAGGCGGGTTTTCCGTATTGGCACAATCAGGTCAACCGCCGCATCGGTCGGGTCGCTCTCCACAGCAACGGCTTTCTGAGCCGGATGCGACCGGATTCGGTGCATGCAACGCCGTTGCCCGGTCTACCCGGGCGGGGTGCTATCTGGGCGCGCTTCGGTCAGGAGGAGGACGGTTTGCTCGTTTGCGTCCTCCATTTGGCGTTGAGCCCACGGGCGCGACGGCGCCAGCTCGATTTCGTCGCCGAATATATCGCCGACACCGACCATGTCATCGTCATGGGAGATCTCAATTGCGGGACCAAGGCCCCCGAATTGCGCCGTTTTCTGGCGCGGACCGGCCTGACCGATCCGGTTCCCCATTTGCGAACCTTTCCCAGTTGGCAGCCCTTGCGCAAGCTTGACCACATTCTGATCAGTCCGAATCTGACGGTGAAACAAATACAGGCCTACGATTTCGTATGCTCGGATCATCTACCGGTCGGGATGGAGTTCACATTGCCCGCAGCCTTGCCTCTGGCCGCTTGA
- a CDS encoding diguanylate cyclase has protein sequence MPDQDKWKHKCLLLAQELDQQQDRWDRAEKRLVRVLVRLSLACERDRTHLVPHLQRLRDVLRGGVLDPHRLEELDALSDTLFRLGEQSEAGVTESQQAFLFDLLSECAPSAAVKARLDRLREMSFPDTRILLHSLQNVFGDEQASGTPSGWGTLRRWFGRKEAVLEGKADGNKLREHLLQLLEEIEVPPPLTEAGERLTESLRQGCPIEAGLDETARLLAEINARVLEERAEIEDFLGQLTDKLQVLEAQAQEFDRIFQNGSDAWNESLSVQVDHLRRQTLKETSLEALKAVITERLDTLATHIQTFREAEARKNEQMARQITALTERLTEMEQESQGLHQRLQVAHQQALYDSVTGLANRKAVDERLSQEFSRWKRFGQSFCLLLWDIDHFKRINDRFGHRAGDKTLRIVGQTLREGIRSVDFVGRYGGEEFLMLLPGTELDGGMQVADKLRRLIKECGFNSRGKPVPITISCGLTGVCADDTPASLFERADNALYRAKQAGRDRCLKL, from the coding sequence GTGCCGGATCAGGATAAATGGAAGCATAAATGCCTGCTGCTGGCCCAAGAGTTGGATCAGCAGCAGGACCGCTGGGATCGAGCCGAAAAACGCTTGGTGCGGGTGCTGGTCCGGTTGAGCCTGGCTTGTGAAAGAGACCGCACCCACCTCGTTCCCCATTTGCAGCGTCTGCGTGACGTGCTGCGCGGCGGCGTTCTGGACCCGCACCGCTTGGAAGAACTGGATGCCTTGTCGGATACGCTTTTCCGTCTCGGCGAGCAATCCGAGGCGGGGGTTACGGAATCGCAACAAGCGTTCCTGTTCGATCTGCTCTCCGAATGTGCGCCCAGCGCCGCTGTCAAAGCCCGCCTGGACCGACTGCGTGAGATGTCTTTTCCCGACACGCGGATTCTGTTACATAGCTTACAGAATGTATTCGGTGACGAGCAGGCGAGCGGTACCCCCAGTGGTTGGGGCACTCTGCGGCGTTGGTTCGGGCGGAAGGAAGCGGTTCTCGAAGGAAAAGCGGATGGGAATAAATTGCGGGAGCACCTTTTGCAGCTCCTGGAAGAAATCGAAGTCCCGCCCCCCTTGACCGAGGCCGGCGAACGTTTGACCGAATCCCTCCGTCAAGGCTGCCCGATCGAGGCGGGCTTGGATGAAACCGCCCGTTTATTGGCTGAAATCAATGCCCGAGTCTTGGAGGAAAGAGCGGAAATCGAAGACTTTCTGGGCCAGTTGACCGATAAATTGCAGGTGCTGGAGGCACAGGCTCAGGAATTCGACCGAATCTTCCAGAACGGCAGCGACGCCTGGAATGAATCTTTGTCGGTACAGGTCGATCATCTGCGTCGCCAAACCCTCAAGGAGACCAGCCTGGAAGCGCTCAAGGCTGTCATCACCGAGCGGCTGGACACTTTGGCCACCCACATACAGACGTTCCGCGAGGCGGAGGCCCGCAAAAACGAACAAATGGCACGGCAGATCACCGCGTTGACCGAACGGCTGACGGAAATGGAGCAGGAGTCCCAGGGACTTCACCAGCGTTTGCAAGTGGCGCATCAACAAGCGCTTTACGACTCGGTGACCGGTCTAGCCAATCGCAAAGCGGTGGATGAACGTTTGAGCCAGGAATTTTCGCGGTGGAAGCGTTTCGGTCAATCCTTTTGTCTGCTCCTATGGGACATCGATCATTTCAAACGCATCAACGATCGATTCGGCCATCGGGCGGGGGACAAGACCCTGCGCATCGTCGGCCAAACTTTGCGCGAGGGCATCCGGTCGGTAGATTTCGTCGGTAGGTACGGAGGCGAGGAGTTTCTCATGTTGTTGCCGGGTACCGAGCTGGATGGCGGCATGCAAGTGGCGGATAAATTGCGCCGGTTGATCAAGGAGTGCGGTTTCAACAGCCGCGGCAAGCCGGTACCGATTACGATTTCTTGCGGGCTGACCGGTGTGTGCGCGGACGATACGCCGGCTTCCCTGTTCGAACGGGCGGACAATGCCCTCTATCGGGCCAAGCAGGCGGGGCGGGACCGGTGTTTGAAGCTTTAA